From a single Sorghum bicolor cultivar BTx623 chromosome 5, Sorghum_bicolor_NCBIv3, whole genome shotgun sequence genomic region:
- the LOC8079147 gene encoding polyol transporter 5 isoform X2, protein MAHAACGTEAPLLPSSAAGTPPPPAAGAPRRNWFAFVCATLASMTTMLHAYNLTLMSGAELFMREDVGLTDAEVEVLSGSMNVFMLASILAAGWVADHLGRRRTLVLANAFLMAGALAMSLGASFAALMAARFVTSVGSGFARVVAPVYNAEISPASTRGVLSSMLDIFINVGILLSYVSNYAFAGLPVHLGWRVMYGIGVIPPVFIAAGVLFIMPESPRWLVMQGRHGDARGVLLRTSDAPAEADLRLGEMKRAVVTDAAEAPPSAAAAAARHGGGGGVWKELFLRPSTSVRRILACVLGLQFFVQASGVDAILLYSPLVFKAVGMASNSAVLGATVAIGAVKTCFILVGMLFTDRLGRRPLLLASTAGVAVTSTVLAVTLYVATSTTSSSSSSTTTATAAACLASVLAVVATYSIGYGSVVSAYTAEVLPLRLRAQGSSLGVAVNRLTCGVVSMTFISLADGIVTMPGCFFLYAAVTAAAFVFVYTRLPETKGRSLEDMEVLFHK, encoded by the exons ATGGCACACGCTGCCTGTGGCACTGAGGCGCCGCTCCTGCCCTCCTCGGCGGcagggacgccgccgccgccggcagccGGTGCACCGCGCCGGAACTGGTTCGCCTTCGTCTGCGCCACGCTCGCCTCCATGACCACCATGCTACATGCCTACA ACCTGACACTGATGAGCGGCGCGGAGCTGTTCATGCGTGAGGACGTGGGGCTCACCGACGCCGAGGTCGAGGTGCTGTCCGGGTCGATGAACGTCTTCATGCTCGCGTCCATCCTCGCCGCCGGCTGGGTGGCCGACCACCTTGGCCGCCGCCGCACCCTCGTGCTCGCCAACGCCTTCCTCATGGCCGGCGCGCTCGCCATGTCGCTGGGCGCCAGCTTCGCCGCGCTCATGGCGGCGCGCTTCGTCACCAGCGTCGGCTCCGGGTTCGCCCGCGTCGTCGCCCCCGTCTACAACGCCGAGATCTCGCCGGCGTCCACCCGCGGCGTCCTCTCATCCATGCTTGAC ATATTTATCAACGTCGGCATCCTGCTCAGCTACGTGTCCAACTACGCGTTCGCCGGCCTGCCGGTGCACCTCGGGTGGCGAGTCATGTATGGGATCGGCGTGATCCCACCGGTGTTCATCGCCGCCGGGGTGCTCTTCATCATGCCGGAGTCACCGCGGTGGCTTGTCATGCAGGGCCGCCACGGCGACGCGCGCGGGGTGCTGCTGCGCACGTCGGACGCCCCGGCCGAGGCCGACCTCCGTCTCGGGGAGATGAAGCGAGCCGTCGTCACTGACGCCGCCGAGGCGCCGCcgtccgctgctgctgctgctgcacgccacggcggcggcggcggcgtctggAAGGAGCTTTTCTTGCGGCCGTCCACGAGCGTGCGGCGGATCCTCGCGTGCGTCCTCGGGCTGCAGTTCTTCGTGCAGGCGTCCGGCGTCGACGCCATCCTCCTCTACAGCCCGCTGGTTTTCAAGGCGGTCGGCATGGCGTCGAACTCCGCCGTCCTCGGCGCCACCGTGGCCATCGGAGCGGTGAAGACGTGCTTCATCCTCGTGGGCATGCTCTTCACCGACCGCCTCGGCCGGCGCCCGCTCCTCCTCGCCAGCACCGCGGGCGTCGCCGTGACCTCCACCGTCCTCGCCGTGACGCTGTACGTAGCCACGAGCACGACGTCGtcttcgtcgtcgtcaacgacgacggcgacggccgCGGCGTGCCTGGCGTCGGTGCTGGCCGTCGTGGCCACGTACTCCATCGGGTACGGGTCAGTGGTGTCGGCGTACACGGCGGAGGTCTTGCCCCTGCGGCTGCGCGCGCAGGGCTCCAGCCTGGGCGTGGCGGTGAACAGGCTCACGTGCGGGGTGGTGAGCATGACGTTCATCTCGCTCGCCGACGGGATCGTCACCATGCCTGGGTGCTTcttcctctacgcggcggtgaCGGCGGCTGCGTTTGTGTTTGTGTACACGCGGCTGCCGGAGACCAAGGGTCGGAGCTTGGAGGACATGGAAGTGCTCTTCCACAAGTGA
- the LOC8079147 gene encoding putative polyol transporter 1 isoform X1 encodes MAHAACGTEAPLLPSSAAGTPPPPAAGAPRRNWFAFVCATLASMTTMLHAYNLTLMSGAELFMREDVGLTDAEVEVLSGSMNVFMLASILAAGWVADHLGRRRTLVLANAFLMAGALAMSLGASFAALMAARFVTSVGSGFARVVAPVYNAEISPASTRGVLSSMLDVRIHHFNWNTCMLPDSDRIKVCIVISLLQIFINVGILLSYVSNYAFAGLPVHLGWRVMYGIGVIPPVFIAAGVLFIMPESPRWLVMQGRHGDARGVLLRTSDAPAEADLRLGEMKRAVVTDAAEAPPSAAAAAARHGGGGGVWKELFLRPSTSVRRILACVLGLQFFVQASGVDAILLYSPLVFKAVGMASNSAVLGATVAIGAVKTCFILVGMLFTDRLGRRPLLLASTAGVAVTSTVLAVTLYVATSTTSSSSSSTTTATAAACLASVLAVVATYSIGYGSVVSAYTAEVLPLRLRAQGSSLGVAVNRLTCGVVSMTFISLADGIVTMPGCFFLYAAVTAAAFVFVYTRLPETKGRSLEDMEVLFHK; translated from the exons ATGGCACACGCTGCCTGTGGCACTGAGGCGCCGCTCCTGCCCTCCTCGGCGGcagggacgccgccgccgccggcagccGGTGCACCGCGCCGGAACTGGTTCGCCTTCGTCTGCGCCACGCTCGCCTCCATGACCACCATGCTACATGCCTACA ACCTGACACTGATGAGCGGCGCGGAGCTGTTCATGCGTGAGGACGTGGGGCTCACCGACGCCGAGGTCGAGGTGCTGTCCGGGTCGATGAACGTCTTCATGCTCGCGTCCATCCTCGCCGCCGGCTGGGTGGCCGACCACCTTGGCCGCCGCCGCACCCTCGTGCTCGCCAACGCCTTCCTCATGGCCGGCGCGCTCGCCATGTCGCTGGGCGCCAGCTTCGCCGCGCTCATGGCGGCGCGCTTCGTCACCAGCGTCGGCTCCGGGTTCGCCCGCGTCGTCGCCCCCGTCTACAACGCCGAGATCTCGCCGGCGTCCACCCGCGGCGTCCTCTCATCCATGCTTGACGTGCGTATCCACCATTTTAATTGGAACACATGCATGCTGCCTGATTCCGATCGAATCAAGGTGTGTATAGTGATTTCACTATTGCAGATATTTATCAACGTCGGCATCCTGCTCAGCTACGTGTCCAACTACGCGTTCGCCGGCCTGCCGGTGCACCTCGGGTGGCGAGTCATGTATGGGATCGGCGTGATCCCACCGGTGTTCATCGCCGCCGGGGTGCTCTTCATCATGCCGGAGTCACCGCGGTGGCTTGTCATGCAGGGCCGCCACGGCGACGCGCGCGGGGTGCTGCTGCGCACGTCGGACGCCCCGGCCGAGGCCGACCTCCGTCTCGGGGAGATGAAGCGAGCCGTCGTCACTGACGCCGCCGAGGCGCCGCcgtccgctgctgctgctgctgcacgccacggcggcggcggcggcgtctggAAGGAGCTTTTCTTGCGGCCGTCCACGAGCGTGCGGCGGATCCTCGCGTGCGTCCTCGGGCTGCAGTTCTTCGTGCAGGCGTCCGGCGTCGACGCCATCCTCCTCTACAGCCCGCTGGTTTTCAAGGCGGTCGGCATGGCGTCGAACTCCGCCGTCCTCGGCGCCACCGTGGCCATCGGAGCGGTGAAGACGTGCTTCATCCTCGTGGGCATGCTCTTCACCGACCGCCTCGGCCGGCGCCCGCTCCTCCTCGCCAGCACCGCGGGCGTCGCCGTGACCTCCACCGTCCTCGCCGTGACGCTGTACGTAGCCACGAGCACGACGTCGtcttcgtcgtcgtcaacgacgacggcgacggccgCGGCGTGCCTGGCGTCGGTGCTGGCCGTCGTGGCCACGTACTCCATCGGGTACGGGTCAGTGGTGTCGGCGTACACGGCGGAGGTCTTGCCCCTGCGGCTGCGCGCGCAGGGCTCCAGCCTGGGCGTGGCGGTGAACAGGCTCACGTGCGGGGTGGTGAGCATGACGTTCATCTCGCTCGCCGACGGGATCGTCACCATGCCTGGGTGCTTcttcctctacgcggcggtgaCGGCGGCTGCGTTTGTGTTTGTGTACACGCGGCTGCCGGAGACCAAGGGTCGGAGCTTGGAGGACATGGAAGTGCTCTTCCACAAGTGA
- the LOC8079147 gene encoding polyol transporter 5 isoform X4 has product MPTVHLTLMSGAELFMREDVGLTDAEVEVLSGSMNVFMLASILAAGWVADHLGRRRTLVLANAFLMAGALAMSLGASFAALMAARFVTSVGSGFARVVAPVYNAEISPASTRGVLSSMLDVRIHHFNWNTCMLPDSDRIKVCIVISLLQIFINVGILLSYVSNYAFAGLPVHLGWRVMYGIGVIPPVFIAAGVLFIMPESPRWLVMQGRHGDARGVLLRTSDAPAEADLRLGEMKRAVVTDAAEAPPSAAAAAARHGGGGGVWKELFLRPSTSVRRILACVLGLQFFVQASGVDAILLYSPLVFKAVGMASNSAVLGATVAIGAVKTCFILVGMLFTDRLGRRPLLLASTAGVAVTSTVLAVTLYVATSTTSSSSSSTTTATAAACLASVLAVVATYSIGYGSVVSAYTAEVLPLRLRAQGSSLGVAVNRLTCGVVSMTFISLADGIVTMPGCFFLYAAVTAAAFVFVYTRLPETKGRSLEDMEVLFHK; this is encoded by the exons ATGCCTACAGTAC ACCTGACACTGATGAGCGGCGCGGAGCTGTTCATGCGTGAGGACGTGGGGCTCACCGACGCCGAGGTCGAGGTGCTGTCCGGGTCGATGAACGTCTTCATGCTCGCGTCCATCCTCGCCGCCGGCTGGGTGGCCGACCACCTTGGCCGCCGCCGCACCCTCGTGCTCGCCAACGCCTTCCTCATGGCCGGCGCGCTCGCCATGTCGCTGGGCGCCAGCTTCGCCGCGCTCATGGCGGCGCGCTTCGTCACCAGCGTCGGCTCCGGGTTCGCCCGCGTCGTCGCCCCCGTCTACAACGCCGAGATCTCGCCGGCGTCCACCCGCGGCGTCCTCTCATCCATGCTTGACGTGCGTATCCACCATTTTAATTGGAACACATGCATGCTGCCTGATTCCGATCGAATCAAGGTGTGTATAGTGATTTCACTATTGCAGATATTTATCAACGTCGGCATCCTGCTCAGCTACGTGTCCAACTACGCGTTCGCCGGCCTGCCGGTGCACCTCGGGTGGCGAGTCATGTATGGGATCGGCGTGATCCCACCGGTGTTCATCGCCGCCGGGGTGCTCTTCATCATGCCGGAGTCACCGCGGTGGCTTGTCATGCAGGGCCGCCACGGCGACGCGCGCGGGGTGCTGCTGCGCACGTCGGACGCCCCGGCCGAGGCCGACCTCCGTCTCGGGGAGATGAAGCGAGCCGTCGTCACTGACGCCGCCGAGGCGCCGCcgtccgctgctgctgctgctgcacgccacggcggcggcggcggcgtctggAAGGAGCTTTTCTTGCGGCCGTCCACGAGCGTGCGGCGGATCCTCGCGTGCGTCCTCGGGCTGCAGTTCTTCGTGCAGGCGTCCGGCGTCGACGCCATCCTCCTCTACAGCCCGCTGGTTTTCAAGGCGGTCGGCATGGCGTCGAACTCCGCCGTCCTCGGCGCCACCGTGGCCATCGGAGCGGTGAAGACGTGCTTCATCCTCGTGGGCATGCTCTTCACCGACCGCCTCGGCCGGCGCCCGCTCCTCCTCGCCAGCACCGCGGGCGTCGCCGTGACCTCCACCGTCCTCGCCGTGACGCTGTACGTAGCCACGAGCACGACGTCGtcttcgtcgtcgtcaacgacgacggcgacggccgCGGCGTGCCTGGCGTCGGTGCTGGCCGTCGTGGCCACGTACTCCATCGGGTACGGGTCAGTGGTGTCGGCGTACACGGCGGAGGTCTTGCCCCTGCGGCTGCGCGCGCAGGGCTCCAGCCTGGGCGTGGCGGTGAACAGGCTCACGTGCGGGGTGGTGAGCATGACGTTCATCTCGCTCGCCGACGGGATCGTCACCATGCCTGGGTGCTTcttcctctacgcggcggtgaCGGCGGCTGCGTTTGTGTTTGTGTACACGCGGCTGCCGGAGACCAAGGGTCGGAGCTTGGAGGACATGGAAGTGCTCTTCCACAAGTGA
- the LOC8079147 gene encoding polyol transporter 5 isoform X3 gives MPTLVADLTLMSGAELFMREDVGLTDAEVEVLSGSMNVFMLASILAAGWVADHLGRRRTLVLANAFLMAGALAMSLGASFAALMAARFVTSVGSGFARVVAPVYNAEISPASTRGVLSSMLDVRIHHFNWNTCMLPDSDRIKVCIVISLLQIFINVGILLSYVSNYAFAGLPVHLGWRVMYGIGVIPPVFIAAGVLFIMPESPRWLVMQGRHGDARGVLLRTSDAPAEADLRLGEMKRAVVTDAAEAPPSAAAAAARHGGGGGVWKELFLRPSTSVRRILACVLGLQFFVQASGVDAILLYSPLVFKAVGMASNSAVLGATVAIGAVKTCFILVGMLFTDRLGRRPLLLASTAGVAVTSTVLAVTLYVATSTTSSSSSSTTTATAAACLASVLAVVATYSIGYGSVVSAYTAEVLPLRLRAQGSSLGVAVNRLTCGVVSMTFISLADGIVTMPGCFFLYAAVTAAAFVFVYTRLPETKGRSLEDMEVLFHK, from the exons ATGCCTACA CTTGTTGCAGACCTGACACTGATGAGCGGCGCGGAGCTGTTCATGCGTGAGGACGTGGGGCTCACCGACGCCGAGGTCGAGGTGCTGTCCGGGTCGATGAACGTCTTCATGCTCGCGTCCATCCTCGCCGCCGGCTGGGTGGCCGACCACCTTGGCCGCCGCCGCACCCTCGTGCTCGCCAACGCCTTCCTCATGGCCGGCGCGCTCGCCATGTCGCTGGGCGCCAGCTTCGCCGCGCTCATGGCGGCGCGCTTCGTCACCAGCGTCGGCTCCGGGTTCGCCCGCGTCGTCGCCCCCGTCTACAACGCCGAGATCTCGCCGGCGTCCACCCGCGGCGTCCTCTCATCCATGCTTGACGTGCGTATCCACCATTTTAATTGGAACACATGCATGCTGCCTGATTCCGATCGAATCAAGGTGTGTATAGTGATTTCACTATTGCAGATATTTATCAACGTCGGCATCCTGCTCAGCTACGTGTCCAACTACGCGTTCGCCGGCCTGCCGGTGCACCTCGGGTGGCGAGTCATGTATGGGATCGGCGTGATCCCACCGGTGTTCATCGCCGCCGGGGTGCTCTTCATCATGCCGGAGTCACCGCGGTGGCTTGTCATGCAGGGCCGCCACGGCGACGCGCGCGGGGTGCTGCTGCGCACGTCGGACGCCCCGGCCGAGGCCGACCTCCGTCTCGGGGAGATGAAGCGAGCCGTCGTCACTGACGCCGCCGAGGCGCCGCcgtccgctgctgctgctgctgcacgccacggcggcggcggcggcgtctggAAGGAGCTTTTCTTGCGGCCGTCCACGAGCGTGCGGCGGATCCTCGCGTGCGTCCTCGGGCTGCAGTTCTTCGTGCAGGCGTCCGGCGTCGACGCCATCCTCCTCTACAGCCCGCTGGTTTTCAAGGCGGTCGGCATGGCGTCGAACTCCGCCGTCCTCGGCGCCACCGTGGCCATCGGAGCGGTGAAGACGTGCTTCATCCTCGTGGGCATGCTCTTCACCGACCGCCTCGGCCGGCGCCCGCTCCTCCTCGCCAGCACCGCGGGCGTCGCCGTGACCTCCACCGTCCTCGCCGTGACGCTGTACGTAGCCACGAGCACGACGTCGtcttcgtcgtcgtcaacgacgacggcgacggccgCGGCGTGCCTGGCGTCGGTGCTGGCCGTCGTGGCCACGTACTCCATCGGGTACGGGTCAGTGGTGTCGGCGTACACGGCGGAGGTCTTGCCCCTGCGGCTGCGCGCGCAGGGCTCCAGCCTGGGCGTGGCGGTGAACAGGCTCACGTGCGGGGTGGTGAGCATGACGTTCATCTCGCTCGCCGACGGGATCGTCACCATGCCTGGGTGCTTcttcctctacgcggcggtgaCGGCGGCTGCGTTTGTGTTTGTGTACACGCGGCTGCCGGAGACCAAGGGTCGGAGCTTGGAGGACATGGAAGTGCTCTTCCACAAGTGA
- the LOC8079147 gene encoding polyol transporter 5 isoform X5 — MSGAELFMREDVGLTDAEVEVLSGSMNVFMLASILAAGWVADHLGRRRTLVLANAFLMAGALAMSLGASFAALMAARFVTSVGSGFARVVAPVYNAEISPASTRGVLSSMLDVRIHHFNWNTCMLPDSDRIKVCIVISLLQIFINVGILLSYVSNYAFAGLPVHLGWRVMYGIGVIPPVFIAAGVLFIMPESPRWLVMQGRHGDARGVLLRTSDAPAEADLRLGEMKRAVVTDAAEAPPSAAAAAARHGGGGGVWKELFLRPSTSVRRILACVLGLQFFVQASGVDAILLYSPLVFKAVGMASNSAVLGATVAIGAVKTCFILVGMLFTDRLGRRPLLLASTAGVAVTSTVLAVTLYVATSTTSSSSSSTTTATAAACLASVLAVVATYSIGYGSVVSAYTAEVLPLRLRAQGSSLGVAVNRLTCGVVSMTFISLADGIVTMPGCFFLYAAVTAAAFVFVYTRLPETKGRSLEDMEVLFHK, encoded by the coding sequence ATGAGCGGCGCGGAGCTGTTCATGCGTGAGGACGTGGGGCTCACCGACGCCGAGGTCGAGGTGCTGTCCGGGTCGATGAACGTCTTCATGCTCGCGTCCATCCTCGCCGCCGGCTGGGTGGCCGACCACCTTGGCCGCCGCCGCACCCTCGTGCTCGCCAACGCCTTCCTCATGGCCGGCGCGCTCGCCATGTCGCTGGGCGCCAGCTTCGCCGCGCTCATGGCGGCGCGCTTCGTCACCAGCGTCGGCTCCGGGTTCGCCCGCGTCGTCGCCCCCGTCTACAACGCCGAGATCTCGCCGGCGTCCACCCGCGGCGTCCTCTCATCCATGCTTGACGTGCGTATCCACCATTTTAATTGGAACACATGCATGCTGCCTGATTCCGATCGAATCAAGGTGTGTATAGTGATTTCACTATTGCAGATATTTATCAACGTCGGCATCCTGCTCAGCTACGTGTCCAACTACGCGTTCGCCGGCCTGCCGGTGCACCTCGGGTGGCGAGTCATGTATGGGATCGGCGTGATCCCACCGGTGTTCATCGCCGCCGGGGTGCTCTTCATCATGCCGGAGTCACCGCGGTGGCTTGTCATGCAGGGCCGCCACGGCGACGCGCGCGGGGTGCTGCTGCGCACGTCGGACGCCCCGGCCGAGGCCGACCTCCGTCTCGGGGAGATGAAGCGAGCCGTCGTCACTGACGCCGCCGAGGCGCCGCcgtccgctgctgctgctgctgcacgccacggcggcggcggcggcgtctggAAGGAGCTTTTCTTGCGGCCGTCCACGAGCGTGCGGCGGATCCTCGCGTGCGTCCTCGGGCTGCAGTTCTTCGTGCAGGCGTCCGGCGTCGACGCCATCCTCCTCTACAGCCCGCTGGTTTTCAAGGCGGTCGGCATGGCGTCGAACTCCGCCGTCCTCGGCGCCACCGTGGCCATCGGAGCGGTGAAGACGTGCTTCATCCTCGTGGGCATGCTCTTCACCGACCGCCTCGGCCGGCGCCCGCTCCTCCTCGCCAGCACCGCGGGCGTCGCCGTGACCTCCACCGTCCTCGCCGTGACGCTGTACGTAGCCACGAGCACGACGTCGtcttcgtcgtcgtcaacgacgacggcgacggccgCGGCGTGCCTGGCGTCGGTGCTGGCCGTCGTGGCCACGTACTCCATCGGGTACGGGTCAGTGGTGTCGGCGTACACGGCGGAGGTCTTGCCCCTGCGGCTGCGCGCGCAGGGCTCCAGCCTGGGCGTGGCGGTGAACAGGCTCACGTGCGGGGTGGTGAGCATGACGTTCATCTCGCTCGCCGACGGGATCGTCACCATGCCTGGGTGCTTcttcctctacgcggcggtgaCGGCGGCTGCGTTTGTGTTTGTGTACACGCGGCTGCCGGAGACCAAGGGTCGGAGCTTGGAGGACATGGAAGTGCTCTTCCACAAGTGA
- the LOC8068330 gene encoding polyol transporter 5: protein MAQAAVGSADGTEAPLLPSSAAETPPPAPRRNWFAFACATLASVTTMLNGYNLTLMSGAELFMREDVGLTDAQVEVLSGSMNFFMLASILAAGGVADYLGRRRTLVLANAFLMAGALAMSLSHSFAALMAARFVTSVGAGFARVVGPVYNAEISPASTRGVLSSMLDMFINVGILLSYVSNYAFSGLPVHLGWRVMFGIGVIPPVFIVAGVLFVMPESPRWLVMQGRHGDARAVLLRTSDAPADADLRLGEMKRADADAEPPHAAARHGGGGAGGGVWKQLLVRPSTSVRRILTCVLGLQFFVMASGVDAILLYSPLVFKAVGMVSNSTDLGATVAIGAVKTCFILLGMLFTDRLGRRPLLLASTAGVAVTTAALAVTLYIGTSTTSSSSSSSTATAAACLALVLAVVATFSVGYGTVAPAYTAEVLPMRLRAQGSSLAMAVNKLTAALVSMTFISLADVITMPGCFFLYAAVTAAAFVFVYTRLPETKGRSLEDMEVLFHK from the exons ATGGCACAGGCTGCTGTCGGCAGCGCCGACGGCACTGAGGCGCCGCTGCTTCCTTCGTCGGCGGCGGAGACGCCGCCGCCTGCACCGCGCCGGAACTGGTTCGCCTTCGCCTGCGCCACGCTCGCCTCCGTCACCACCATGCTAAATGGCTACA ACCTCACGCTGATGAGCGGCGCGGAGCTGTTCATGCGGGAGGACGTGGGGCTCACCGACGCCCAGGTCGAGGTGCTGTCGGGGTCCATGAACTTCTTCATGCTCGCGTCCATCCTCGCCGCCGGCGGGGTGGCCGACTACCTTGGCCGCCGCCGCACCCTCGTGCTCGCCAACGCCTTCCTCATGGCCGGCGCGCTCGCCATGTCGCTGAGCCACAGCTTCGCCGCGCTCATGGCGGCGCGCTTCGTCACCAGCGTCGGCGCCGGGTTCGCCCGCGTCGTCGGCCCCGTTTACAACGCCGAGATATCGCCGGCGTCCACGCGCGGCGTCCTCTCATCCATGCTTGAC ATGTTCATCAACGTCGGCATCCTGCTCAGCTACGTGTCCAACTACGCGTTCTCCGGCCTGCCGGTGCACCTCGGGTGGCGTGTCATGTTCGGGATCGGCGTCATCCCGCCCGTGTTCATCGTCGCCGGTGTGCTCTTCGTCATGCCGGAGTCACCGCGGTGGCTTGTCATGCAGGGCCGCCACGGCGACGCGCGCGCGGTGCTCTTGCGCACGTCGGACGCCCCAGCTGATGCCGACCTCCGTCTCGGGGAGATGAAGcgagccgacgccgacgccgagccACCACACGCTGCCGCacgccacggcggcggcggtgctggTGGTGGTGTCTGGAAGCAGCTTCTCGTCCGGCCATCGACAAGCGTGCGGCGGATCCTGACGTGCGTTCTCGGGCTACAGTTCTTCGTGATGGCGTCCGGCGTCGACGCCATCCTCCTCTACAGCCCGCTGGTTTTCAAGGCGGTCGGCATGGTGTCCAACTCCACCGACCTCGGCGCCACCGTCGCCATCGGAGCGGTCAAGACGTGCTTCATCCTCTTGGGCATGCTCTTCACCGACCGCCTCGGCCGGCGCCCGCTCCTCCTCGCCAGCACTGCGGGCGTCGCCGTGACCACGGCCGCCCTCGCCGTGACGCTGTACATAGGCACGAGCACGACGTCGTCGTCTTCATCGTCGTCAACGGCGACTGCGGCGGCGTGCCTGGCGTTGGTGCTGGCCGTCGTGGCCACGTTCTCCGTCGGCTACGGGACGGTGGCGCCGGCATACACCGCGGAGGTCTTGCCGATGCGGCTACGCGCACAGGGCTCGAGCCTCGCCATGGCGGTGAACAAGCTCACAGCCGCGTTGGTGAGCATGACGTTCATCTCGCTCGCCGACGTGATCACCATGCCTGGGTGCTTcttcctctacgcggcggtgaCGGCGGCTGCGTTTGTGTTCGTGTACACGAGGCTGCCGGAGACCAAGGGCCGGAGCTTGGAGGACATGGAAGTGCTCTTCCACAAGTGA
- the LOC8068334 gene encoding polyol transporter 5 — protein MGTTEHHAAADAIAEPLLPSSTVEVEPAPPRRNMFAFVCATLASMTTILMGYNLALMSGAELFMRDDLGLTDEQVEVLSGSMNMFMLASILAAGWAADALGRRGTVVLANAFLMAGALAMSLGGSFASLMAARFVTSVGVGFAVVVAPVYAAEIAPASSRGLLSSLVDFFITAGILLSYVSNYALAGLPLGLGWRVMFALGVPPPLLLAAGVLAMPESPRWLAMRGRDDEARAVLERTSDAPAEALDRLDEIRRAVAAQVGGAGVWSELFVRPSPMVRRIITNVLVLYSFQQASGIDAIVLYTPLVLKKAGISSTSTVLAATVAVGLVKTLSIFVATFLSDRLGRRPLLLASAAGIAVTLTSLGIALCFGAGDGETTTTPTPAVAAACVASVLAFVTAFSIGLGPLAPTYSAEILPLQLRAQGMSLGIAANRVTCSVISMTFISLGNTITMAGCFFLYASTAVAAAVFIYVRLPETKGRSLEDIGVLFAK, from the exons ATGGGCACCACGGAGCACCATGCCGCCGCCGATGCCATCGCCGAGCCGCTGCTCCCCTCCTCCACCGTGGAGGTGGAGCCAGCCCCGCCACGCCGGAACATGTTCGCCTTCGTCTGCGCCACCCTCGCCTCCATGACCACCATCCTCATGGGCTACA ATCTGGCGCTGATGAGCGGCGCGGAGCTGTTCATGCGCGACGACCTGGGGCTCACCGACGAGCAGGTGGAGGTGCTGTCGGGGTCCATGAACATGTTCATGCTGGCCTCCATCCTAGCCGCCGGCTGGGCGGCGGACGCACTCGGCCGGCGTGGCACAGTGGTGCTCGCCAACGCGTTCCTCATGGCGGGCGCGCTGGCCATGTCGCTGGGCGGCAGCTTCGCCTCGCTGATGGCCGCGCGCTTCGTCACCAGCGTCGGCGTCGggttcgccgtcgtcgtcgcgccGGTCTACGCGGCCGAGATCGCGCCGGCGTCCTCGCGCGGGCTCCTCTCCTCCCTCGTCGACTTCTTCATCACCGCCGGGATCCTCCTCAGCTACGTCTCCAACTACGCGCTCGCCGGCCTGCCGCTGGGGCTCGGCTGGCGCGTCATGTTCGCGCTGGgcgtgccgccgccgctgctcctAGCCGCGGGCGTGCTCGCGATGCCGGAGTCGCCCCGGTGGCTCGCCATGCGCGGGCGCGACGACGAGGCGCGCGCCGTGCTGGAACGCACCTCCGACGCGCCGGCGGAGGCACTCGACCGGCTCGATGAGATCAGGCGCGCCGTGGCGGCGCAGGTGGGCGGCGCGGGCGTGTGGAGCGAGCTGTTCGTGCGGCCGTCGCCGATGGTGCGGCGGATCATCACCAACGTCCTCGTGCTCTACTCCTTCCAGCAGGCCTCCGGCATCGACGCCATCGTGCTCTACACCCCGCTGGTGCTCAAGAAGGCGGGCATCTCGTCGACCAGCACCGTCCTCGCCGCCACCGTCGCCGTCGGGCTGGTCAAGACGCTCTCCATCTTCGTGGCCACGTTCCTGTCCGACCGCCTCGGCCGCCGCCCGCTCCTCCTCGCCAGCGCCGCCGGCATTGCCGTCACGCTCACGTCCTTGGGGATCGCGCTCTGCTtcggcgccggcgacggcgagacgacgacgacaccgacgcccgcggtggcggcggcgtgcgTCGCGTCGGTGCTGGCGTTCGTCACCGCGTTCTCCATCGGCCTCGGCCCGCTGGCGCCGACGTACAGCGCGGAGATCCTGCCGCTGCAGCTGCGCGCGCAGGGGATGAGCCTCGGCATCGCGGCGAACCGGGTCACGTGCAGCGTCATCAGCATGACGTTCATCTCGCTTGGCAACACCATCACCATGGCCGGGTGCTTCTTCCTGTATGCCAGCACGGCGGTGGCAGCGGCGGTGTTCATCTACGTGCGGCTGCCGGAGACCAAAGGCCGGAGCTTGGAGGACATAGGCGTTCTCTTCGCCAAGTGA